From the Vespa velutina chromosome 5, iVesVel2.1, whole genome shotgun sequence genome, the window TTCGATACAGCTTTTGCTAAGCGAACTTCTCAATGTTTAGCCGAGTCTTACGGTGTTACAGATCGTAACGCTTTTCGAGATTTTTCTATTCATCAAAACGTTCCATCTGAATGCTCAGGCAAACTTCTTTGCAGCGCCGACATAGAATCACGTTTAAGTGCAATGCCAGACGTAACGTTGGCGGTGAAAACGGATGTAGAACATTTGACGGGCGTTGAATTGAAAACGAGAGAACACGTGAACGTTATTCCCGATATTGCTAATACAACGGAACGTAAACAGCCCGACGGCGAGGAAAAAATGCCCGAAATTCGAATTACAAGTTGCGAGACTACGACTTCTGGCATGCTGGATCGTATCTCGCATGATCtcgattatcttttaaatcgGACTCACACCAAAGAAGAAGTATAATAGACTTTCcaggattttttttaaataaacattctcgtaaattttcttatcgtcTCGCGTTATGATAGGGCGCGCTATTACTTCCGACTTATTGGaagttcattatatatttgaaatcgaGCACgtacatttttctaaaattcttGTGCCGATTATTGTAACGATACTTTGATGACGATGAAACAATAATGCTTGCCCCgcttaaatttaatttctttagcGTTTTTATGCGTAGTTATTAGATTCTAAGTGTACATTTGATTTTTTACAAAAGCATAAGTCGTAGAGAAACTTCATACGACGTTGTTGCACAAtgtataatgattttatttctgaaagaaaagacgtcgtaaaatttgtattataaaaaataaaaaggaagaaagaaaaaaaaggaaaaaaaaaaaagaaaagaaaagaaaagaaaagaaaagaaaagaaaagaaaagaaaagcgcgCTTAAGGTCATACTCGAGATCAGAGTAGCCTTTCATCGTGATACTCCATCCATACATCAATTTTCTATAAGTAACGCGATAATTCTCTTTAACTGTAAAGATCTAAGGAATAAATCTTTATAGCACAATCGTTCGCTCAAAGTGATTACAAATCGCCCATCCATAATAATGTTtgatgaaatatatacatatattactttaatcagatatattttaaaaaaagagaaacatagaaacgtaaaaagtaaaattactaTACAAATGTAAGTTAATATAGTTCGTAACACAACAATTCGGAATTACAGTATTTATTTCACCATTGTCATCGTACAGTCCGGTCATAATATCCACGCTTCAGTCATcgtacttttttcattttttataattcgaaTTACAAAGCTAtacattgattttaatttcgataatctACTTACATATTTAAAGTCAAAATTTATGTTGTTGGTAAGATTACCACTAATGGTTAGTCATTTGCAAAGTGAGATGTGTCACtgaaatcgattttaatgagGTATGAAATTGCAGCAATATGTTTTTGCCAAGCACATATTTGTGTTACAAATGCAAAAGACATAACAAGGTCGGTGTTAGTTTGTTAGCACTCAAATATACCTATATGACTAGTTTTCTGTTTCAAcagattttcttaaaaatataaattatttacaaggATTTCAGCTAATTTTATCGAGATTTAATAACGTTGGTTTAATCACATCAATAATACCCAAGTATAACAGGGCCGTGGCatccttttgtttcttatgAAAATCAAATTAGGCATATCCATTcgacaaaattaaatacaataaaaaggaACACGCACGTGCGCACGCCAAGCGCCACACCATACCACACCGTATCACACCATACCACACCATACGACACCACACCATACCATACCATATCATACCATACCATACCATACCATACCATACCATAGCATACCATACCATACCATACCATATCATACCATAGCATACCATATCATACCAACCATAACATACCACATCATATCATACCATATCATATCATCCCGTCCCCACTAAatcttcataaaaaattaaattcaatatcaGAAAATagcaaaaattacaaaaacgtTGTGTGTTGCATCATTTAAAAGagcaattattatattgtgatACAAATCATTGGcgcgatattattatttatcgatccgGAATGTATAATAgattaagtaattttttttatattaaatgctATTAGCTTTTTTTATTAGCACCataatgatcattatttaatcttgaacagttaaaaaattttaaatataaacgcATATAAGTAAATAGTGCTGATTCATAATGAGCTGTTTTCTCTTACTATACAAGATATTTGATGGCACAACGCTTATTCGTACATGTATGATACAATAAAGCATTATTCGTGTACATTTAAAATGTAATGgccatttcttttatatttatatcacaaaatttcattttacattcgttaatttaaaatttgcaaataaaaataatataataatcccAACTATATATCTGTCCATATCGTTCGTAACGAAGATCGTTGCTACTTTATTAAGCATTCACGTGGTTGTGTATAAAGTAGTAACACTTAAATCGAACTTCTATTGCAACGAATACGAGAGAAAGGCATGTTtcaaaaaacatattttcgtgattttctcgataaaaaaaacatcCCTTTAAAAGCAAACTATGCTTGCAGTGACCTTATTTCCAGTAATTAAAAACAAGGCttaaaacttttaaaaatgttaaaagtttGGATTGTTAGTACTTGACTGTCATGAAATGCTTTGCACAAGCGTACCTATTCGTTCATACTAGAATTGCGATTAGCTTAGTGATGTAGCCACGGCGCCTCTTCTTCTATACTTTcaatctcttcttctctttacttaaatataaaaatacatagcCAGTCTATACATAGAGCGTGCAAAGTGGCACAGTGAACTGATTTACCAGACGTCCTGGATGGTTAACTACCACTTTCGGTAATCGTTGGTGGTTCTACTTCATCGTGActcttattcgttttattactTGACACAGAGAGACCTGAGATTTTTGGCAGCAAATTAATTGCATTATCACTGTTGGATGTTGTAGCATTGCACACAGAATTATCAAAGTGCTGTAAACAGGAAAATTCTGGACCAGGCAGCAACAAAGTAGTCTGTGTAGGAAGATTGGTTAATGATACCATCCCTGGCATCATCATTTGCTTATTGAAACAACTTCTCAATGCTTCTTCAATTAAATTGGCTATTTTATCGCGATCATTCTGAAACATTGTTAACTCCTTTCAAATCGGTTCAGGCTTCatctaatttcatttctcCTTGTTTTTAGTCTGTCTTTTAATatagcatacatacatacgtacatacatacatatatatatacatacatatatatatatatatatatatatatacacaacgcGCGCGCATGCACCCACGTacaaacatattatattaaaacttgGCAAATACATACTTCGTTAATAAATCCAAAGTGTACAAGTTCCTGTGCAAGAATCAATGAAGTATCTGATTGAGTCACAGGGCACGTCAGCTGCctattcattttatcatcCATTCGTAACAATATTGTCATCTAAAAAGTatacagaaatattttctaaaataatgtCCTCCATTtatagaaagattttttaacgtatgtgtaaataaaacaagacacatttttttctttcttttctttttctttcttttttgtttacattacTTACAAGTAATTCACAACTTTCTTCTCTAGGTTTAACATTACACATCATATTAACTACTCTTCGTGATTCCACATCTACTGGTTCCGGTGTTACAGACTTAACAGATTCTGTTACTTCTGGAGATATAGCTCTAGGTCGAGCAGGTGGAGGCAACTTTGCCATAAATGCGGTTAAAGGATATATTCCATATCTgacaatgtaaataatatttaaattggaaaaatagaaaatgtatcGCAAAAAATTCATAGAAACTCAATGACCAAAATCTTACTTTACATcttcaacaaatttttctaacttttctGTGACAGGTATGTCACTTAAGCGAATTTGTTGCACCGATCGACCTTGGTATTTTATTTCTGCAACTACCGTATCTGGACCATACAGCCTTTGCAAGACTTCATCCGTTATCGTTTCTGAAATATTTGCtgtaaaaaaaagggggaaaaaaaaaggagaaaaaaaaaaaggaaaaaacagaatattattaataaaaaatgtttttcatatCTAAtgcttaattttttatatatattagaaaaaacgGACTTAAAGGATACAACGCATCCAACATGTACGTTTACCTATACGATCAAATAAAGAAGGGTATTGTTAAGCTTACTGGCCGAGTTGACCAAGGCATGTGCCGCAAGAAGCTTTAGAGAATGTACTTCGAACAAAACCGGATGGAACAGTAGTTCTCTAGCGCTTGGCCTACATAAAGGATCCACTTCGAGACACTTGCGTATAAAATCTTTCTGTTGACTATCATCTAAAGATTCGATCGTTTTCCTGATGTTTTCATCAGTAACAATTGTTCCGCTATCACCATTCCCTTGAATTTCAAGTGCCGCCATTTCTAATGCGCACATtccaaaagaataaatatcaatagCGGGTGTCACAGAAtctagaaaaagattaaataccTCGTGATGCATAGAAAacgcaataaaattttttttttaataatatataaatattttcatttttttttttttgttttaaatattttaaaacaacTCACTTCCATATTCAGGAGCAACAAAatgcatatttttcatattagcTCTACAAGTCTTGACATGATGATGAATTGCATCAGGTGCCACTGAAATTATACAAACATTATTCTCAactttaaaatatctataaaataaaatacaaaaatagagGAATGATACGATAatgttgaaattttcaatgagtAATGAGTTGAAAATATGATAAGGCAGCTTTTAAACAGAAACTGCAATTACATTTACAATGACATAATTACCTTGTTTTCGCTACAAGatatggaaaaaataatacactTGCCTATTTTATTCTGTTTGCTTGCTGcccatttaataaaaaaaaaacacttaaGAAATTACCTTTAGAAAaattgtgtatataataaaaaattgtcctAAGAGTAACTTGAGCCCTCATATAATTGATAGTATttcacatgtatatacataaggGTGCTTCTACAAGGGAGGagcaatttttcaatatttcagaAGCTTTAAAGAACACGAAAACTTTTTACAATGAATAGCATATTATACGTTTTCATAGTACATTTTAAACTGCTTATATACTCAAAGAGCCACTTTCATTGAACAAGGTCAAATTGAAGTGGAAAAGTTAAAATTCTTAGAGTAATCTTAAAgggattataaaattacgaaaaacACGACAAGAGAGagtatgtatgttgtataaTCGCAAAACACATGGGAGCAAATAGGAATTTTGTCCTTTTCTGCTATATGTGCTTAATAActgaaagaatgaagaaaatagtGCAATAAGGTGgcattaagataataaattaaacattgCACATTTAGTGAGactacttataataataatatagaaataatgaagTTTACCTCTCCATGCCTACATTACTTAGCTGGCAATAGTCGTTGATAATCTGGCAAatcttttatcttcaaatTGTCCATCACGATAATATACACTGATCGAAGAACGTTGATGTCGATGCATATATCCTCTGGGTGAATGGAAGTACAATTGTACCTCCCCTCTCTCGAAGGCTTTGCTgtgtttttttcattatctagATTAGCCTATTTGCTACAATTAAAAATGAGGACTCAAGTTACTCCTAATATGAAAAGAAGTTTAAACACAATCTTTCTAATGGACTCATCTTACtacaataatatacaattatcaAAAAGTTACAGATTACCAAACCATTCATATCCGTTTTGTGACTACTCGGATCTAAACACGGTAACAACAAAAGTATTTGAGAGTATATACactgtatatattgtatataacaatACTGTTTTCTGACCAAGTTCAATCCTATATAGCCACAATTAATATTCaaactttaatattataactaaaatcttccttttctatgtCCTAATCCATAATcctaatatatgatatttagctataacataattataatatataaatgtgttaCGATCTTCTCTTCTCAAAATATTGTATAGCAAATATTGTTCAACAAAAaagttattcaattatttttcattttacttctCAATCTGCATCTGattgtcattattaccttcttttttctatatgcaTACTAAGTTATGCACATAACTTTGCtaatataagataattatatacacatatatatatatatatatatatatatatatatatatatatatatatataaaagtaaattactAATCAGGAAATCACCATCAATTATTgcataaaaacattaaaacaaaaatgttaaaattgcAGTGatggtaaaattaatatacattctTCCATAAGTTTATACATAACATacacaaataaaatttcaattattgcTTCATTGCATTGAtgagataattataaatttaacccATGATAAATGCTGTAAATTTTTACATGCTATATAAAATAGGAAAGGGAAGTTAATTCCTCTGGCATTGTGTTTCAATGTGTTTCAATATTGAAGCACCATTCCTCTGTTACTTACATAAGTACTATGTGTATATGGTGtacttatgaaatattaaaatagatacAAATGACTTGATGCTTAATATACAAATGCATCACACCAATCTTTGCTTCagaacattattaatataaatataaaatgtgttaagatatatctaaatatattttgtgatACCTGCATtagaatcattttatatttctctatagTACCTACCTGAACCAATTTTTACAAGTCCATTATGttgaataaatatagtatCGCACGTAAGATTTCCATGAATAATGGGAGGAGAACAGGAATGCAGATAACTAAAACATTTTATgtggtaaatatattaataaatatatcaaagtaattatatattgaaattttcttgtGCAATTTTACCTTAATGCAGAAAGTATTTGCGTACACCATCGTTTCCATGCTTGGAGAGgcaatttttttacattacgtTTGGTTCGTTTTAGGAACTGTTTCAAGGATCCAGATGACATATATtctgttataaatataacctataaaatggataaaaatgatttgaaGCTTGTAAAATAACATTGTATACACTTGTATACGGGCATAAATTTTACAACTTACTCGTGGTTTGTCATTATGGGTATCCGTCCAGTACCTATGAAATTTGACAATATTAGGGTGCTCCAATTGCGTGAGATTTTCAAAAACAAGttgtatcttttcttcttgtgcTTTAAAGTTTTTCCTTTCTGAAAATTGTACCTCATTCCATACAACTTCTACACCTTCCTCTGTATCCATTGCTAAATAAGCACAGTCAATTCCTGGAACATCTTGTTGCTCTACCTGCACAGATACAATCAAAtcttataagaataatagagaagaaaaatatagaggtATCTAgtcaaaaaaattctttaagacAAGATTACATagtttgaaaggaaaaatatatttttatgtcatTGTATCCTCCAAGTTCCCTTCATCCTATgccattttgtttttataaacttttgttaacttttataaaaaagaaagtaaaagaatttaagtacaaatattatataactcATCCCGTACCCTATACTACCCTACTCATCTTGTTACttatggggggggggggggggggatattctttttcaagatcaaatatatacacaaaacatattaataaaacaaattaatgcataaattaaaataaattatattaccaTGGCAGATAAATGTTATGTTCTTTAGCTAAGACTAAAATTAGGGATGTGTTATAACACATTATCGTAATCATCCATTTAAAGCTCAGTTAAAGCAATATTACTGCTGAGACAATTTCACGACAATATGCCATTGTATAGATATGACTTTGTCAAGGCCACAGAGGGttcagaaaaaataaaagatttacatGACTTACGCAAAtaatatagagaaaagaaaaactctaatatttaaattatttatcttgcttatatttatttacctcCATTTCAGTTGTTTCGTTTTCACTACCTCTGGTTGTACCAAAGCTAGTTCCTTCGGCTGATGTTGGTTTAGAACCTACATATACCTAAAATagaaacatattatatttatttacttaatataaaacaatttttatgtacattaatatagttattattcaGATAACTGATTtagtaatattcattttattatattattatttcaaacaaatatatatttgctcATAgaagtaataagaataagattattattgattCCTAATTGacatatcttctttttcatcagtattcatattttgatattcatatttattttaaactggatatttaaaaacaagAGATACAAacatcaaaataattaaacactATCTGCTAGCCAAAccttataaatgtatttttagcAAAAAACATGAAATGGAACtgttaataaaagatatatacatatgtgtgccAAAATTTTCAATCAGGTTCTGTCTGATTTAAGATACTGTACAAACAAAATCCTAAGGACATTTTGGGGAATAATCTATTATTAGCCAGTctgtatacaaatatatgatgtacaaatattattttctaacaagAAACTCAattgtttcaataaaattagttttatgaatgttttacaataataatgtttatatcaGACATTTCTGTCTCTTATCttgatatacatttaaaaatctaAGAGATATAAGATATTACTTGATAAATGtcagaataatattatcgaaaaacatttattatataccagTAAATAATGCAGTAATCtacgataatataaatgtaagatgcaaaacaaaaggaagattATCTTTATACGTTTCCTTATTTATCTTTGTACCAAGtgatatattaaagataaattatattttatattagataaatttaaatatgtaccATGAATACCCTACTGTTAAGAAAACAGTAGCACAGAGAGACATCATATTGCATCACGTGTTTGCCTATTCCTTTACCTCGTTAGGATTTATCAAAACCACAGCATTATTCTTTCCTTGTAAATGCACAATGACTCGggcaaatgaaaaaagtaacaaGAAAGACGTGTAGCATGCGGCATCCTAAAGAAGTGCACGTAATTCCTCTATCAAGagtatcgatgaaaaatataattacaaacaTACCTCCTCCCGGCGTTTGAGCCACCGCCCACAGGGGCTCTCTTCCAGGATCTCGCTTTCATCCTCGGAGTCCTCACCACTTTCTCGCGGTGACTTATGATCTGGGTCCGTGCTGGAGCGACTCCCGGGCATCACACACGCAATTAGTAAAAGGAGTAGGACCGAACACAGCGCAACACGGCCAAACTCATTGGTAGTTTGAGGAATCTTCAGTCTTAAAGATTTGTAGGCCtagtcgtcgtcttcgtcgtcttcgtcgtcgtcgtcgtcgtcgtcgtcgtcgtcgtcgtcctcgccgccgccgtcgtcgttctcgtcctTACTcttgtcttcgtcttcgttttcgtagtcgtcgtcgtcgtcgtcgtcgtcgtcgtcgtctttaaCTGTcttgtcgtcgtcgccgtcgccgtcttTGTAAACGTTGGtaggtattaacgataaaaatattaagaaaaataagagtcAGAGGAAATAGGCGCGCACGCACAGAAGTGGCACTCGTTGTGACACATGCAGGAACAGCCAGTCGTCTAAGAAGTCGAGCTCCGATATTTCTGATCTTACGCTGTTCCCTCAGCGGATTTATGCTTTTCAGTTTCCCTCAGTTCTTCAACGGTCCGCTGTACATCGCGCCAGTTGCTCACGAATCTCACTGTCAAAATAAAACCTCTGTTATGAACGAAATAACTGCGACGTGACACACACTTGAGTACTCATTTTCGTTCTGTCTTCGGTCACGTTCGCCCAGTATGGCGATCGCCGTATCGTGCGCCGCACCCCTTTCACAGCGACACCGACGCCATCTGTCGACAGTGACGATTTCTAAGTTTCCATTTTAGACCGGGAAAATTGTGcgtatttataacatttataacattttattctacatataatacacacacacacacatatatatatatatatatatgtattaaatttttctatatacatacacatgaattatataatttcaaatagttccaaaagtaagaaaaatattacaaatgctTTACGATCGATGTATgcaatatgtattattaccAAAAAGAAACAGGTTTTGAGCACAACAtaggtattattttattatattatactaaatataaataaatttaagaacATTATGTAGGACGATATAATGTAGGGATctctattatatttcgatattcaTGTGCCTGTGTATTAAAACTACACGGATTAAGCATATAATCTTTAAACATTTACAAAACTATGACTAAGTTTAAATCAAAGTCCAATTTAACCAATAAAAACAGAATAgatttatgaaatttcttctctttgttgtAAACTGTACCATATCATAAAAACGACATTGTCCCGTAGAAATATGGTTGATTTGAAACAGTTGGATGACCAATGATTGTCAATACCGATAACTACCGAACGAAAATTCCAATAAGtcagaataaataatatatcgcttaaaatctataatactatggagtataataaaaacacGTAATGCTTTTACCATGATTTCTTGTGGAAATCGTACATAAGATGGAAACCGACGAGGAGGATATAACCGTACTACCAGTAACGTCAAAGATGTCGGGTGCTATCGAGAGACATAACCAAAAAGTAAGACGAAGAAACGTCACCGATACAGTGAATCTTTCTCAAGATCATAAAAATGACTTGAATTTCACGGCCGAACGTATCCCACTCGTATTATTACCAGACTCGACTGAAGCTTGGTACGATGGTATTATACCAAGAATACCTGATACAGCGGATTTGACATCATCTGGTAAACAAAATGGTGTGCTTGGTCAAGATAGTGATACCTTTATGGATAATTCTTGTGTTGGTGTAGAAGAATTGACGAATCTAGAGCGTATGAAAATAAGTGTTATACGAGGTACTATCACGAAGCCGGATTTATCATTGGGAGACTTTAGACTACTTGGATCCAGTAATGAAGGATTTGTCACTGGTACTCGTTGTTAATAATCGTCTATTATTGTTAACAAGGAACCCTTATTTTGGTatcagaagaaaaatatccttaACGTATTCATATTTAGTTTGATTCTTTTAATTTgctatttctatatttctattgTAATGCAGtaaatgatgaaagaaaacaatgtaATTAGTTAGTCAATgtgttaaaatattaagtcacgtaataaaataattattatttgaaatatttggaTTTTAgaagcaatatttaaatatttaaaataatagttCCTTCTTGgcaataatatatcatatatcttaTAATCAAGTTgcaaaattataaagataaaaactataGATGGTATACGAAGGGTACTTTGGCCAAAGATACTAAGATTGTCCATGGATGAAATTATACCTGTAGAAGGactaaaaacaatatatactaAAATTCCTAATGAAGTTTATCagcaaatattaaaagatgtaGCACGAAGTGGAAGTCATATTTCTCCAACTGCGACGGAAAAAGAGACTGAACATTTCCAGGACCAATTAACGCAGATTATTTGTTGGGTTCTTCACAGGCATCCTGAATTAAAGTTAGTATTGTTGTTtggaagatttaaaaaaaaaaaaacaacaagatGTGATCATATATGACTGTGTGACATccattttctaattaaatattaatgaaagtataataaaataaaataatgcatACTTAGTTACTACCAGGGCTATAATGATGTAGCTGCAACTATTTTACTTGTTATGGGCCTACAAGAAGGTTTATATGTACTTGAAAGTATTTCTATGGAGTTTCTTGAAAGATTTATGGAAAAAACAATGGAAAAAGTTAATCAGGAACTCTTTTACATATTTGCGCTGTTAGAACGTGTTCACCCTACTCTTCTTGAACATCTAGAAAAGTTAGTTAATTATAATGTTCAAATATACAAGAAACTTATTGTCTACATATTTATAAGTGAACCTGTTAATTCGATTAATCTGGTTAAattactaaaatatatatccgttaaatataaatttattttcaaaaaataggCAATAAGgttattgtataattttaacagtttatattttgtatattaaatgaaatatattaattgatttcaGTGTAGAATTGTTTCCTCATTTTGCACTAGCTGAATATACAACATGGTATGCGCACAAATATGCAGAAAATAGGAAATTATTGCATAGattatacgattattttcttaGCTGTCCACCATTAATGCCACTTTATCTTAGTTCCGTAATTGTAGCACATCGGGCtacagaaatatttaatactacCCCCGATATGGGACATACCCACAAAGTTTTATGTACAGTgagtataatatttgtaaattaatatttataaatgttattttgtgGAAAGAATAATGGGTTATTCTTgacataatagtaataatgattttatgatTCTAGCTACCTGATAATTTGCCTTTTGAAACACTTCTTATTGATGCAAAAAATTTGTACTGTCAGTATCCCCCAGAATCAATAAATAAGGATGTAAAAGATTATGATTGTAAGAGACGTTGTAAGGAGCAAGAATGGAAAGCAAAAGCAGAAGCAAGTCGccaggaaagagaaagacaacgTCGACTTAAAATTGTTAAAGCAGCTCCAAGAATACCTTATCGCATTAGAAGTTACAAAACTATAACTGTTGTAACAATTTTAGCTCTT encodes:
- the LOC124949332 gene encoding nuclear receptor-binding protein homolog isoform X1, which produces MPGSRSSTDPDHKSPRESGEDSEDESEILEESPCGRWLKRREEVYVGSKPTSAEGTSFGTTRGSENETTEMEVEQQDVPGIDCAYLAMDTEEGVEVVWNEVQFSERKNFKAQEEKIQLVFENLTQLEHPNIVKFHRYWTDTHNDKPRVIFITEYMSSGSLKQFLKRTKRNVKKLPLQAWKRWCTQILSALSYLHSCSPPIIHGNLTCDTIFIQHNGLVKIGSVAPDAIHHHVKTCRANMKNMHFVAPEYGNSVTPAIDIYSFGMCALEMAALEIQGNGDSGTIVTDENIRKTIESLDDSQQKDFIRKCLEVDPLCRPSARELLFHPVLFEVHSLKLLAAHALVNSATNISETITDEVLQRLYGPDTVVAEIKYQGRSVQQIRLSDIPVTEKLEKFVEDVKYGIYPLTAFMAKLPPPARPRAISPEVTESVKSVTPEPVDVESRRVVNMMCNVKPREESCELLMTILLRMDDKMNRQLTCPVTQSDTSLILAQELVHFGFINENDRDKIANLIEEALRSCFNKQMMMPGMVSLTNLPTQTTLLLPGPEFSCLQHFDNSVCNATTSNSDNAINLLPKISGLSVSSNKTNKSHDEVEPPTITESGS
- the LOC124949338 gene encoding TBC1 domain family member 20, whose protein sequence is METDEEDITVLPVTSKMSGAIERHNQKVRRRNVTDTVNLSQDHKNDLNFTAERIPLVLLPDSTEAWYDGIIPRIPDTADLTSSGKQNGVLGQDSDTFMDNSCVGVEELTNLERMKISVIRGTITKPDLSLGDFRLLGSSNEGFVTDGIRRVLWPKILRLSMDEIIPVEGLKTIYTKIPNEVYQQILKDVARSGSHISPTATEKETEHFQDQLTQIICWVLHRHPELNYYQGYNDVAATILLVMGLQEGLYVLESISMEFLERFMEKTMEKVNQELFYIFALLERVHPTLLEHLENVELFPHFALAEYTTWYAHKYAENRKLLHRLYDYFLSCPPLMPLYLSSVIVAHRATEIFNTTPDMGHTHKVLCTLPDNLPFETLLIDAKNLYCQYPPESINKDVKDYDCKRRCKEQEWKAKAEASRQERERQRRLKIVKAAPRIPYRIRSYKTITVVTILALGLYAFLKSTSSLN
- the LOC124949332 gene encoding nuclear receptor-binding protein homolog isoform X2, with the translated sequence MQYDVSLCYCFLNSRVFMVYVGSKPTSAEGTSFGTTRGSENETTEMEVEQQDVPGIDCAYLAMDTEEGVEVVWNEVQFSERKNFKAQEEKIQLVFENLTQLEHPNIVKFHRYWTDTHNDKPRVIFITEYMSSGSLKQFLKRTKRNVKKLPLQAWKRWCTQILSALSYLHSCSPPIIHGNLTCDTIFIQHNGLVKIGSVAPDAIHHHVKTCRANMKNMHFVAPEYGNSVTPAIDIYSFGMCALEMAALEIQGNGDSGTIVTDENIRKTIESLDDSQQKDFIRKCLEVDPLCRPSARELLFHPVLFEVHSLKLLAAHALVNSATNISETITDEVLQRLYGPDTVVAEIKYQGRSVQQIRLSDIPVTEKLEKFVEDVKYGIYPLTAFMAKLPPPARPRAISPEVTESVKSVTPEPVDVESRRVVNMMCNVKPREESCELLMTILLRMDDKMNRQLTCPVTQSDTSLILAQELVHFGFINENDRDKIANLIEEALRSCFNKQMMMPGMVSLTNLPTQTTLLLPGPEFSCLQHFDNSVCNATTSNSDNAINLLPKISGLSVSSNKTNKSHDEVEPPTITESGS